The window AGCGTATTCGAGCCCTTCGACCTCGAAGAGGATATCGGGAGCGAGGTCGACGTTCGGACCGCTGTAGAGGTCCTCCGGTGAATAGATGTCAACTGTGAGACCCTGGTCCTCACAGAGATGGCGAAGTTCTTCGACGACCCGAGCGCGGTCGCTCGGATCGTCGGAGAGCATGTATATCAGGCCCGTCGTAAAGCCCTGTTCTGATGCAAAGGCGACGCTTCTGTCCTGATCAATCTCGTCGAGGGGCGATCCACGGACTGAACGGCCGATACGTGACGCCAGATCGCTCAGTACGGGCACCACCGAGACGATCGGTTCGATAGCGTTCCGCAGGTACGGGAAGTATCTGGTCCTGAGTTTCCCGATGGGAGAGAGCGTCTTCGGCGTCTTGAACCCGGCGTCTTCCATCCATTCGTTAGAGTACAGCGTCCCGTTTACCGGACCGAACCCGTGGTCAGAGACGATCAGGAGCGTGGCGCCCTCGTCTTCTGCGATCGAGGCGACTTTCCCGACAGTTTCGTCTACCCGCTCGAACAGGTGCGCGAGTGCGTCGGAGTATTCGGAAGACTCGTACAACACGTGGTCGGCGTCGTGGTATCTCCAGAAGTAGTGCTGGGCCCAGTCAGTGGCGCTGACCACGCCGAAGAACACGTCTGGATCTTTCTCTCTGAGAAGGTATTCGATAGCGGCCTCCCGCTTCTCGACGATGCGGTGGAGATCCCGCTCGAGGGCACCGGGCCTGTTCGCGTACTTCGGATCTGCGTACGGTACCTTTAGTTCGTACCCGTCGGTGACTTCGTCGAGTTCATTCTGGAGAGAAGCGGGGCTAGTGATAGTCGCGTCTTCAGGCGCCCCAAACCCGCTGACCATGAAGCCGTCCACGTCGTACGTGGGATACAGCATCGGGAAGTTGAATACGCCCGTAGAGAGACCGGCAGCGTCGAGTACGTCCCAGAAACTCTGTCCCTTGAAGTCATCAGCGCCCATGGTATCGAAATCGAACGACTCGGGATCGGTCCGATTGAGGAAGTAAAACACCCCCGTCTTTCCCGGATTCTGCCCAGTCGCCATAGAGAGCCACGCTGGCGCCGTGATCGGGGGAAACGTGCTTTCGAGAGTCCCTCTGTAACCGCCCTCGAGTACGGATTCAAGGTTCGGGAGCTGCCCCTCTTGGATCAACGGATCGAGCAGTTCCCACGTCGCACCGTCGAGCCCGAGGACAATCGTCTCGGTCATTGCCTACGTTGCTCGGTTCCGGAATGTATATCTTTGTCGCTTGGATAAACTGGCAGACGACCCCGCATGGAGAGCAAACGAGATCCCCAGAATCACGTCGGGGATTGACAATGACTGAGGACGCTATCGACGTACTCGTCTTTCTGAACGAGGCCAGTGAATCATCAATTCCCCTTCAGGTCGCGTCGGATATTCAGGAACCCGACGTCGACGTACACGTGTGCTCTTTTTTCGAACCCGACGACAACACCTTCGGAGTGGACGTCGAGTGGTTGGGTGCGAGGTCGCAGTTCGATCCACTGGCCTACTATCGACTCGTCAAGTTCGTGCGTACCATCGACCCGGATGTCGTCCATATCCATCCGAACGCCTCGGGGTCCGTCGCTCGCGTCCTTCTCTCGGCAGTCGGACCGGCCCTCGTTTCGACGGAACACAACGTCCACGATCACTTCGGGCGGTTGAAGCGCGTCGTCAACGGGATCACGAATCCGTTGAACGACGTGGTCGTGGCGAACTCGGAGACGACGAGAGACAGCCTCAGCGGCTGGGAGTCCGCGTTGCTGTCACTGACGAACACCCCGGTTCAGGTCATCCACAACGGCGTCGACATCGAAGCGATCACGGCGGCAAGCAACCAGGCGACGGTCTCGTCGCTCCCGGACGGGTTCCTCGTCGGGACGGCCGGTCGCCTCGTCCCCCAGAAAAACCAGTCTGCGCTCGTGCGGGCAGCCGCTCCGCTCCTCCGGGACCGGGACGACTCCGCTCTCGTGATCGTCGGTGACGGACCGCTCCGGGCTGAACTGGAGGCAGTCGCCGCCGAGCTGGGAATCAGTGACCAGACGCACTTCCTCGGATACCTCCCGGAGCGAACGGACGTGTACGCCGTCATGGACGAGCTCGACGTCTTCGTCTTCCCGTCCCAGTACGAGGGGTTCGGCGTCGCGATCGCCGAGGCGATGGCACTCGGGACGCCCGTCGTGGCCAACGACATCCCGATCCTTCGCGAGGTCGTCGGCGACGCGGGCGTTTTCCTCGACGTCAGTGATACAGCAGCGTTCGCAGCGGCTCTCACCGATCTCGCGGAGAACGACTGTCGCAGGACGGAACTTGCGAGACGCGGCTCCGAACGTATCGAACGACGGTTCAGTCTGGAGCGGACAGTCGAAGAGCACGTACGGATGTATCGGCGAATCGCCCGGGGCGACGGCACGGAGTTCACATGAATCTCCTGCGCCGACAGAAAGCCGACACGACCCAGTCTGTTCGCGACAGCGTACCAGTCCTCGCAGCAGTCGGACTGTTGGTCGTCGCCAGTGCGATACCGTACACGAGCTATCTGCCCTTCGGGCTCGCCTACGGGAGCGTGGTTCTGGCGTACGCTGTTCTTGTTGGGACAGCGCTGATCTGCACTCGCGAGACGCTCCTCGTGGCCCCGAAGTGGGCCGTCGCGCTAATCGGAACGATCTGGACTATTTACCTCGGTCACCTCTTCGCGGCCGTGGCGACCGGATCGGTCACGTTCGATCTGTTCATTAGAGTCCCGGCGTTCGTGCTTCTGACGGGCATCAACGTCTTCTACGTTCCCCGCCTCGTGTCCCGGGGCGCGTTTTTCGGCATCCTGGCCCGCGTCGCGGCGGCCCTGGTCCTGATCGGTCTGCCGACACTGTTCGTCGACAGTTACACGCTGGGGATCGTAGAGGTGACGAGCATCCGAACGGAAACAGTCCCCTTCCTGTCCATCGAGCGGCCGGCACCGAATTCGATCTTCCAGAACAAGAACGTCATGTCCTACGTCGCGATGGTCGGGTTCCTCAGTGCCTGCGGAGAACGACTCGAAACCGGGCAAGCGACCGCTGCCTTGCTCGTCGCTATCAACGGAGTCGGACTGTACCTTGCCCACGCCCGGGCGAGCATGCTCGGGGCGGCCGCCGGACTGGTCCTGTTTGTCGCGTACACTAGCTTATCCGACCGGGCGGCTCACGCGGTCGCGATATCCGGGGGGCTGGCCTTCGTGTACGCCGTGTGTGTCATTGTGGGCGTCCTGCCCGGGCCCGCCGTACTCACGAACGTAGACATGCACGGTCGTGCAGCCATCTGGCAGGGCGGCGTCCGATCTGTCGCTACCAGACCGCTCTTCGGGTTCGGACCGGGCGACACGGGCCAGATCATCGCTCCGTTCGTCACGTCACCGTTCGCGGGCTATGATCCGCACAACTCTTATCTCAGAGTGTTCATCGACACGGGGATTGTCGGGGGATGTGCCTACCTCGTCTTCGTCGTCAAGACGCTCTTCGCACAACTGACCTCGGTTCGGGACGCGTACGACCTGGCGACACTAGCGCTCTGTTCGGGCGTCGCGATCACGATGGTTTTCGAGGGATATACCCTGTTCGGGATCAGCATCATGTCACTGACGGGTGCTATCGCGTTCGGGTACGGCGTCAAGGCGGGCGCCTCTCCCGTCGGGGATCCCAGCCTAGAAGCGGACGACAGAACCTGACCGGTACCCGAGATCGACGGTTCTCGAGAGCGTCTCAGCGTGTACGTGGACCGTCTCAGTAAGCCAGCGCGTGCTCACTCGGCCGGCTATCTCAGAGACGACCGGTCTACGTCCCGTCCGTCGAAAGCGCAACCGCTCTCTACCACCGGCCAGCGATCAGGTGAGACCTGACACGGCCTGCGCCGCTGCACGCGTACCGATCCCGATGACACGGCGTGCTCGT of the Halomicrobium salinisoli genome contains:
- a CDS encoding glycosyltransferase, with product MYIFVAWINWQTTPHGEQTRSPESRRGLTMTEDAIDVLVFLNEASESSIPLQVASDIQEPDVDVHVCSFFEPDDNTFGVDVEWLGARSQFDPLAYYRLVKFVRTIDPDVVHIHPNASGSVARVLLSAVGPALVSTEHNVHDHFGRLKRVVNGITNPLNDVVVANSETTRDSLSGWESALLSLTNTPVQVIHNGVDIEAITAASNQATVSSLPDGFLVGTAGRLVPQKNQSALVRAAAPLLRDRDDSALVIVGDGPLRAELEAVAAELGISDQTHFLGYLPERTDVYAVMDELDVFVFPSQYEGFGVAIAEAMALGTPVVANDIPILREVVGDAGVFLDVSDTAAFAAALTDLAENDCRRTELARRGSERIERRFSLERTVEEHVRMYRRIARGDGTEFT
- a CDS encoding O-antigen ligase family protein, whose protein sequence is MNLLRRQKADTTQSVRDSVPVLAAVGLLVVASAIPYTSYLPFGLAYGSVVLAYAVLVGTALICTRETLLVAPKWAVALIGTIWTIYLGHLFAAVATGSVTFDLFIRVPAFVLLTGINVFYVPRLVSRGAFFGILARVAAALVLIGLPTLFVDSYTLGIVEVTSIRTETVPFLSIERPAPNSIFQNKNVMSYVAMVGFLSACGERLETGQATAALLVAINGVGLYLAHARASMLGAAAGLVLFVAYTSLSDRAAHAVAISGGLAFVYAVCVIVGVLPGPAVLTNVDMHGRAAIWQGGVRSVATRPLFGFGPGDTGQIIAPFVTSPFAGYDPHNSYLRVFIDTGIVGGCAYLVFVVKTLFAQLTSVRDAYDLATLALCSGVAITMVFEGYTLFGISIMSLTGAIAFGYGVKAGASPVGDPSLEADDRT
- a CDS encoding alkaline phosphatase family protein, with the protein product MTETIVLGLDGATWELLDPLIQEGQLPNLESVLEGGYRGTLESTFPPITAPAWLSMATGQNPGKTGVFYFLNRTDPESFDFDTMGADDFKGQSFWDVLDAAGLSTGVFNFPMLYPTYDVDGFMVSGFGAPEDATITSPASLQNELDEVTDGYELKVPYADPKYANRPGALERDLHRIVEKREAAIEYLLREKDPDVFFGVVSATDWAQHYFWRYHDADHVLYESSEYSDALAHLFERVDETVGKVASIAEDEGATLLIVSDHGFGPVNGTLYSNEWMEDAGFKTPKTLSPIGKLRTRYFPYLRNAIEPIVSVVPVLSDLASRIGRSVRGSPLDEIDQDRSVAFASEQGFTTGLIYMLSDDPSDRARVVEELRHLCEDQGLTVDIYSPEDLYSGPNVDLAPDILFEVEGLEYAVDPRPSTHDSVFVNEPPSPPRSGGHRHEGIYLLSGPGVASGDGDTRSLLDIAPTLLALQSLPVPEVMDGSPISEAFERQFEVETAPLASLVGRREDSGETQDSDEVRERLEDLGYI